The DNA window GCGATCCGCGGGTGCGCGGCGTCCCAGCCGGTCGAGGGCTCCGCCGGCGTCTCCGAGAGCCAGAACGTGCCGTCGTCGACCGCCCGCCAGCGGTCGGTGCGGACGCCGATCGGGCATCCCTCGCCGGCGTCGTCGCGCTTTCGCCCGCGCCCGAGGAGGGCGTACTCGGGAAGCCGCTCGCGGAGGTCGTCCCGCTGGGCGGGCAGCGGCTCCTGGAACGCGACGACGTCCGGCCGGTGAAACCGGACCAGGTCGGCGACCCCGTCCCTGCGGGCGTACCAGGCGTCGTGGCCGTCGTGTCGGTTGTCGTAGCGGACGTTGTAGCTCAGGACCCGGATCCGGCTCATCTCACTCGCCCGGTTGTGAGCGCTTCGACGTAAACCGCCCGACGTGCGCGCCCGGCGCGTTCCGCCGGACGCGGCCGGATCACTCGACGGTCTCCTCCGCGGCCCCCGGCGCGTTCCGCTTCACGCCCGTGACGGCCTCGACCGCGTTCGACCGGGAGGCGTAGCCCTCGCCGCAGTCGGCGACGACGTTGCCGTTGCGGTGGCGGAGCCGCCAGCGCCACTCGCCCCCGGCGTCCTCGTAGATCTCGAAGGCGGCGTTTCCGACCTCCAGCGCGTCGGCCTCGGGGGCGTATCCGCGGACGCCCTCGATCGCGTCTCTCGCCCCGCTCCTCGAGGCGTACCCTCCGCCGCAGTCGGCGATGACGTTGCCGTTGCGGTGGCGGAGCCGCCAGCGGAACTCCCCGGCGTTGTCCTCGTACAGTTCGAACGTCGCCTTCGCCCCGCCGTCGCCGGACCCGCCCTCGCCGGCGGACTCGTCACCGGCTTCCCCGTCGTCCGGCTCTGCGTCGAGGTCCGCGAGGTCGGCGTCGCCGACGTTCGACCGCACGCTCTCGAGTCCTTGGCGGGCCTTCGACCGGCTGCTGTACCCCTGCCCGGAGTCGGCGAGGACGTTGCCGTTCTCGTGGATCAGCCGCCAGCGCCACTTTCCGCCCTTGTCCCGGTACACCTCGAAGGCGGCGGGGTCGACCCGGAGGTAGTCGGCGGCGGCGACGTGCTCGCGGACCCGCGAGAGCGCGCGCTTCGCGTTGGACTTCGAGGCGTATCCCTCCCCGGAGTCGCCGATGGTGTTGCCGTTGTCGTGGCGGAGCCGCCAGCGCCACTCGTCGGCGGCGTCCTCGAACAGCTCGAACGTCGCCTCGCTCTCGATCGTCTCGTCGTCGCTCGGAACGGCCACGTCCGGCTCGTCGGCGTCCGCGGGCTCGGGGCCGTCGTCGTCGGCGAGCGCCTCGGCCTCCTCGACGGGCGTCTCGATCCGCAACAGCCCCGCGCCCAGCGCGTTCCGCCTGACGCTGTGGAGTCCCTTCTGGGCCTTCCCGCGGCTGCTGTACCCCTGTCCCGAGGTCGCGATGACGTTGCCGTTGCGGTGGCGGAGCCGCCAGCGCGGCCGCCCGCTCGCGTCCTCGAACAGCTCGAACCTGGCCTTGCTCTCGTGGAGCGCCGCGGTCTCGGCCCGTGCGGCCGCGGTCTCGGCCTCGCGTTCCTCCGCGTCCGCCGCCGCTCCCGCCTCGATCTCCTCGATGCGGTCCTCGGCGGCGGCGAGTTCCTCGCGGGTCGTCTCGAGCTCGTCCT is part of the Halorubrum aethiopicum genome and encodes:
- a CDS encoding YegP family protein gives rise to the protein MAEDTPTGPLAELYEGRIGTPTTDDEVRGYWIFSLGVLVGVLGVVVFAVTAPRTTTRAVGYALVALSPPLVMLGAIVRFPLRRSATTLGALGGLLTLAGVAYFFVVFPDGWSRATGNATVNALYAAGIVVIGLAGTIVPLVTDPVREDYERMQAETAATAAASEETEAELAATEDELETTREELAAAEDRIEEIEAGAAADAEEREAETAAARAETAALHESKARFELFEDASGRPRWRLRHRNGNVIATSGQGYSSRGKAQKGLHSVRRNALGAGLLRIETPVEEAEALADDDGPEPADADEPDVAVPSDDETIESEATFELFEDAADEWRWRLRHDNGNTIGDSGEGYASKSNAKRALSRVREHVAAADYLRVDPAAFEVYRDKGGKWRWRLIHENGNVLADSGQGYSSRSKARQGLESVRSNVGDADLADLDAEPDDGEAGDESAGEGGSGDGGAKATFELYEDNAGEFRWRLRHRNGNVIADCGGGYASRSGARDAIEGVRGYAPEADALEVGNAAFEIYEDAGGEWRWRLRHRNGNVVADCGEGYASRSNAVEAVTGVKRNAPGAAEETVE